One window of the Cryptomeria japonica chromosome 7, Sugi_1.0, whole genome shotgun sequence genome contains the following:
- the LOC131046400 gene encoding L-type lectin-domain containing receptor kinase SIT2-like, whose protein sequence is MFGVCNRISKSTSRSTMAGTSNFLIRLLLLPLIIAQGHFSFHFNQFNASTLELFGDASVQSNAISLNHQSKFSIGRAFYRYPIKDSGSPNSALSFSTTFVFSVAPSSESVSGHGMAFIMTPNRSTKGYLVAEFLGLFSDLSSLGNASNHLFAVEFDTVKNQEFHDINDNHVGVDINDLRSVNSTTAGFWTDNNQFQVLNLKSGKNIQAWIDYDNLQSELKITIVEAGLDRPQKPLLHVKNISLSHILEEEIYVGFSAATGVMFEENYILAWSFTTNGTAQSLNTSSLPSFIHRKSKSSNSSLIAGISTACVLLLVVVVVASLFLLKRNDYRDIIEEWEEEYWPHRFKYKDLHIATKGFGDEELLGSGGFGRVYRGVLPTNGLEVAVKYILRETYEGVKEFIAEVSSLGRLQHRNLVQIRGFCRRGKKLFIVYDYMPNGSLDKMIFGNPNIVLGWSQRYRILRDVAAGLVYLHEEWEQRVVHRDIKSSNVLLDSELNGKLGDFGLARLYEHNENSRTTRVVGTLGYIAPELIHTGKASPAADVFSFGILMLEVACGRRPVDLSLQSSQIVMVDWLRELHERGTLMDAADWKLGGQYVEAEMERVLKLGLLCSNSQPERRLGIREVLKILEEESPIPDFDDLFYLEMSGPSSAWNSPYLSRSKDASISMPEDRQQTLHELGQTSAIVLN, encoded by the coding sequence ATGTTTGGAGTTTGCAACAGAATTTCGAAGTCGACCTCGAGGTCGACAATGGCAGGAACGAGTAACTTCCTTATACGTCTCCTCCTCCTTCCCTTGATTATTGCACAAGGCCATTTTAGCTTTCACTTCAACCAATTTAATGCATCGACCCTTGAATTGTTTGGGGATGCTTCAGTGCAGTCCAACGCCATCTCtcttaatcatcaatccaaatttAGCATCGGCCGTGCTTTTTATCGTTATCCAATAAAAGATAGTGGGTCTCCGAATTCTGCTTTGTCTTTCAGCACAACTTTTGTGTTTAGCGTTGCTCCTTCTTCAGAATCAGTGAGCGGGCATGGAATGGCGTTTATAATGACGCCCAACAGATCTACAAAGGGATATTTAGTAGCTGAGTTCCTTGGCTTGTTTAGCGATCTTTCAAGCTTGGGAAATGCCTCTAATCACCTGTTTGCAGTCGAGTTCGACACAGTAAAGAACCAGGAATTTCACGACATCAACGACAATCACGTTGGTGTGGATATCAACGATCTCAGGTCTGTAAACTCTACGACTGCCGGCTTTTGGACAGACAACAATCAGTTCCAAGTTTTGAATCTCAAGAGCGGAAAGAATATTCAGGCTTGGATTGATTATGACAATCTTCAAAGCGAGCTCAAAATCACCATTGTGGAGGCTGGTCTTGATCGCCCACAAAAGCCACTGTTACATGTGAAAAATATATCTCTGTCCCATATTCTAGAAGAAGAAATCTATGTTGGTTTCTCAGCTGCTACGGGGGTCATGTTTGAGGAGAACTACATCCTGGCTTGGAGCTTTACTACAAACGGAACCGCCCAGTCCCTGAATACATCTAGTCTTCCATCCTTCATACACAGAAAATCCAAGAGCTCAAATTCTTCACTAATAGCCGGCATAAGCACAGCTTGCGTACTCCTGCTCGTTGTCGTTGTGGTAGCATCACTTTTTTTGTTGAAGAGAAACGATTACAGAGATATTATCGAAGAATGGGAGGAGGAGTATTGGCCTCATAGGTTTAAGTACAAAGACTTACATATTGCAACAAAGGGGTTCGGAGACGAAGAACTTTTAGGGTCTGGAGGCTTCGGCCGGGTGTACAGAGGAGTACTTCCCACAAATGGCCTTGAAGTAGCGGTGAAATATATTCTTAGAGAAACCTATGAGGGGGTGAAAGAATTCATTGCAGAGGTGTCCAGTCTTGGTCGCCTTCAACATCGGAATCTTGTGCAAATCAGAGGCTTCTGCAGGCGTGGCAAAAAACTATTCATAGTTTATGATTACATGCCAAATGGGAGCCTGGACAAAATGATATTTGGAAACCCAAATATCGTGTTAGGATGGAGTCAAAGGTACAGAATCCTCAGGGATGTTGCTGCGGGGCTGGTGTATCTTCATGAAGAGTGGGAGCAACGTGTAGTGCACAGAGACATTAAGTCCAGCAACGTTCTGCTTGACTCAGAGCTCAATGGAAAGTTAGGTGATTTTGGACTTGCCCGTCTCTACGAACATAACGAAAACTCCCGGACCACTCGAGTGGTTGGAACGCTGGGGTACATCGCACCGGAGCTGATACACACAGGAAAGGCCAGCCCAGCCGCAGATGTTTTCAGCTTCGGTATCTTAATGTTAGAGGTTGCATGCGGAAGGAGACCAGTTGATCTCTCTCTCCAGTCCTCTCAGATAGTCATGGTGGACTGGTTGAGAGAGCTGCATGAAAGAGGCACTCTCATGGATGCCGCCGACTGGAAGCTTGGTGGGCAATATGTTGAAGCAGAGATGGAAAGAGTACTTAAACTAGGTCTTCTGTGTTCTAATTCTCAGCCAGAACGCAGGCTTGGCATCAGAGAAGTTTTGAAAATACTCGAAGAAGAATCTCCAATACCagattttgatgatctcttttatTTGGAGATGAGTGGACCCAGCAGTGCTTGGAATTCTCCATATCTCAGTCGTAGCAAAGATgcttccatttccatgcctgaagACAGACAACAGACTCTGCATGAACTAGGTCAAACATCAGCCATTGTTCTTAACTGA